The proteins below are encoded in one region of Vibrio sp. ED004:
- a CDS encoding symmetrical bis(5'-nucleosyl)-tetraphosphatase yields the protein MSNYIVGDIQGCFDELQLLLETVKFDKQIDTLWVAGDLVARGPKSLDTLRFIKSLGESAKVVLGNHDLHLLAVSLGLFPAKKKDQTQQILDANDKDELLEWLREQPLMQEHDQFVMTHAGISPQWTVKRARKENKKIIGLLRSKKWKWLIENMYSNTPDLWSKELSDIERYRYAINSFTRMRFCFPDGRLDMGCKLPPKEVTDNDYIPWFDLPQRVLLDKTVLFGHWAALEGYNGKDVIGLDTGCVWGGELTALRWEDKQLFTQKAL from the coding sequence GTGTCGAATTATATTGTCGGAGACATCCAAGGGTGCTTCGACGAACTTCAACTCTTACTTGAAACCGTCAAATTTGATAAACAAATAGACACTTTGTGGGTCGCAGGTGACTTGGTCGCAAGAGGCCCTAAATCACTTGATACACTCAGGTTTATCAAGTCTTTAGGAGAATCGGCAAAGGTGGTGTTAGGCAATCATGACCTACACCTGCTCGCCGTTTCGCTTGGCCTTTTTCCAGCAAAGAAGAAAGATCAAACTCAGCAAATCCTAGATGCTAATGACAAAGACGAGTTGCTTGAATGGCTTAGAGAACAGCCATTGATGCAAGAACATGATCAATTTGTCATGACCCATGCGGGCATTTCTCCGCAATGGACAGTAAAGCGAGCGCGTAAAGAGAACAAAAAGATCATAGGTCTATTACGCTCAAAAAAATGGAAGTGGCTGATTGAGAACATGTACAGCAACACTCCTGACTTATGGTCGAAAGAACTGAGTGATATAGAACGTTACCGATACGCGATCAATAGCTTTACACGTATGCGCTTCTGCTTTCCTGATGGGCGATTAGACATGGGATGCAAACTTCCTCCAAAAGAGGTCACTGACAACGATTACATTCCTTGGTTCGACCTTCCTCAAAGAGTTCTGTTAGATAAAACAGTGTTATTTGGGCACTGGGCGGCACTTGAAGGCTATAACGGAAAAGATGTGATTGGGCTTGATACTGGGTGTGTTTGGGGTGGAGAGCTAACGGCACTTCGCTGGGAAGACAAACAGCTTTTTACTCAAAAAGCGTTATAG
- the rplU gene encoding 50S ribosomal protein L21, producing MYAVFQSGGKQHRVSEGQTLRLEKLDVETGATVEFDKVLLVANGEEIAVGAPLVEGGKVTAEVVQHGRGDKVKIVKFRRRKHSRKQAGHRQWFTEVKITGINA from the coding sequence ATGTACGCTGTTTTCCAATCTGGTGGCAAACAACACCGAGTAAGCGAAGGTCAAACACTTCGTTTAGAGAAATTAGACGTTGAAACTGGTGCAACTGTTGAATTTGACAAAGTTCTTCTTGTTGCTAACGGCGAAGAAATCGCTGTTGGTGCACCTCTTGTTGAAGGTGGCAAGGTTACTGCAGAAGTAGTACAACACGGTCGTGGCGATAAAGTAAAAATCGTTAAGTTCCGTCGTCGTAAGCACTCGCGTAAGCAAGCTGGTCACCGTCAGTGGTTCACTGAAGTGAAAATCACTGGCATTAACGCTTAA
- the cgtA gene encoding Obg family GTPase CgtA, which yields MKFVDEAVVKIEAGDGGNGTVSFWREKFVAKGGPDGGDGGDGGDVYIQADENLNTLIDYRFQRFYNAERGENGRGGNCTGKRGKDITLKVPVGTRAVDIHTNEIVAEVAEHGKKVMVGKGGWHGLGNTRFKSSVNRAPRQKTMGTKGEVRELRLELLLLADVGMLGLPNAGKSTFIRSVSAAKPKVADYPFTTLIPSLGVVSVVPEKSFVVADIPGLIEGAADGAGLGIRFLKHLERCRVLLHMIDIMPIDESDPIQNALTIIDELEQYSEKVAQKPRWLVFNKVDLMPEEEADEKIQEIIDALGWEGEYFKISAVNKMGTKDLCFKLGEFMENLPREIEEVEEEEKVDFMWDDYHKDAMSGKNVVTEDDDDWDDWDDEEDDGHVIYVRD from the coding sequence ATGAAATTCGTTGATGAAGCGGTAGTAAAAATAGAAGCCGGTGATGGCGGTAATGGTACAGTAAGCTTTTGGCGCGAAAAATTCGTCGCTAAAGGTGGTCCTGATGGCGGCGACGGCGGTGACGGTGGTGATGTTTACATCCAAGCGGATGAGAACTTAAACACACTGATCGATTACCGTTTCCAACGTTTTTACAATGCTGAGCGTGGCGAGAACGGTCGCGGCGGTAACTGTACTGGTAAACGTGGTAAAGATATTACGCTGAAAGTACCTGTTGGTACGCGTGCGGTTGATATCCACACTAATGAAATCGTTGCTGAAGTTGCTGAACACGGCAAGAAAGTAATGGTTGGTAAAGGCGGTTGGCACGGTCTTGGTAACACGCGTTTTAAATCGTCTGTTAACCGCGCTCCTCGTCAAAAGACAATGGGTACTAAAGGTGAAGTTCGTGAACTACGTTTAGAGCTTCTTCTATTAGCTGATGTTGGTATGCTTGGCCTACCAAACGCAGGTAAATCTACCTTTATTCGTTCTGTATCTGCAGCGAAACCAAAAGTAGCGGATTACCCGTTCACAACTTTGATCCCAAGCTTGGGTGTGGTGAGTGTGGTTCCAGAGAAGAGCTTCGTAGTAGCTGATATCCCAGGTCTAATCGAAGGTGCTGCTGATGGCGCTGGCCTTGGTATTCGTTTCTTAAAGCACCTTGAGCGTTGTCGTGTTCTGCTTCATATGATCGATATTATGCCGATCGATGAATCTGATCCTATTCAGAACGCACTGACGATCATCGATGAGCTTGAGCAATACAGCGAAAAAGTTGCACAAAAACCTCGCTGGTTAGTATTCAACAAAGTTGACCTAATGCCTGAAGAAGAAGCAGACGAAAAGATTCAAGAAATCATCGATGCTCTAGGTTGGGAAGGTGAATACTTCAAGATCTCTGCTGTGAACAAAATGGGCACAAAAGATCTTTGTTTCAAACTAGGTGAGTTCATGGAGAACCTACCTCGTGAAATTGAAGAAGTTGAAGAAGAAGAAAAAGTAGACTTTATGTGGGACGACTACCATAAAGATGCGATGAGTGGTAAGAATGTCGTTACTGAAGATGATGACGACTGGGATGATTGGGACGACGAAGAAGATGACGGTCATGTTATCTACGTTCGTGACTAA
- the mdh gene encoding malate dehydrogenase — protein MKVAVIGAAGGIGQALALLLKNRLPAGSDLALYDIAPVTPGVAADLSHIPTPVSIKGYAGEDPTPALEGADVVLISAGVARKPGMDRADLFNVNAGIVKSLAEKIAVTCPTACVGIITNPVNTTVPIAAEVLKKAGVYDKRRLFGITTLDVIRSETFVAELKDKDPGDIRVPVIGGHSGVTILPLLSQVEGVEFTDEEIAALTTRIQNAGTEVVEAKAGGGSATLSMGQAACRFGLALVKALQGEENVIECAYVEGEGEHAPFFAQPVKLGKEGAEAILSYGELSDFERNALDSMLETLNGDIEIGVEFAK, from the coding sequence ATGAAAGTAGCTGTTATTGGTGCCGCTGGTGGCATCGGTCAAGCCCTAGCCCTACTACTTAAGAACCGCCTGCCTGCTGGTTCAGATCTTGCACTTTACGACATTGCACCGGTAACTCCGGGTGTCGCTGCCGATCTTAGCCATATCCCAACGCCTGTTTCGATCAAAGGTTATGCGGGTGAAGATCCAACTCCAGCACTAGAAGGTGCGGATGTTGTGCTAATTTCTGCAGGTGTTGCTCGTAAGCCTGGTATGGATCGTGCAGATCTTTTCAATGTGAATGCTGGCATTGTTAAGTCTCTTGCAGAGAAAATCGCAGTTACTTGTCCTACTGCCTGTGTTGGTATCATCACTAACCCAGTAAACACAACAGTGCCAATCGCTGCTGAAGTACTTAAGAAAGCAGGCGTTTACGACAAGCGTCGCCTATTCGGTATTACTACTCTTGATGTAATTCGTTCAGAAACGTTTGTCGCTGAGCTGAAAGATAAAGATCCAGGCGACATCCGTGTTCCTGTTATCGGTGGTCACTCAGGTGTAACTATACTTCCTCTACTTTCTCAAGTTGAAGGCGTAGAGTTCACTGACGAAGAAATTGCAGCACTAACGACTCGTATCCAAAACGCAGGTACTGAAGTAGTAGAAGCTAAAGCTGGCGGCGGCAGTGCGACACTGTCTATGGGTCAAGCGGCTTGTCGTTTCGGTCTTGCACTAGTGAAAGCTCTTCAAGGCGAAGAGAACGTGATTGAGTGTGCATACGTTGAAGGTGAAGGCGAGCACGCACCATTCTTTGCTCAACCAGTTAAGCTAGGTAAAGAGGGCGCAGAAGCGATCCTTAGCTACGGCGAACTGAGCGACTTCGAACGTAACGCTTTAGACAGCATGCTAGAAACGCTAAATGGCGATATCGAGATTGGTGTTGAATTCGCTAAATAA
- the apaG gene encoding Co2+/Mg2+ efflux protein ApaG, protein MDISTPCIKCQVHSKYIEEQSEPTKNRYVFAYIITIKNLSKTTVQLMSRRWLITDSNGKQLTIEGDGVVGQQPVIEANDEYTYTSGTVIETPVGVMQGHYVMTDNKGIDFITEVDPFRLAIPNILN, encoded by the coding sequence ATGGATATATCTACGCCTTGTATCAAATGCCAGGTTCACTCTAAATACATAGAGGAGCAATCTGAGCCAACGAAGAACCGTTACGTCTTCGCCTACATCATAACCATCAAAAACCTAAGCAAAACAACGGTACAGCTGATGTCTCGCCGCTGGTTAATTACCGACTCTAACGGCAAGCAACTCACCATTGAAGGTGATGGTGTGGTTGGACAACAACCCGTGATTGAAGCCAACGACGAATACACTTACACAAGTGGTACCGTCATCGAAACCCCTGTGGGTGTTATGCAGGGCCACTATGTGATGACCGATAACAAAGGCATTGATTTCATCACAGAAGTCGATCCATTCAGACTCGCAATCCCGAACATTCTTAACTAG
- a CDS encoding threonine/serine exporter family protein — MSLFELFLGLLNDMFFAAIPAVGFALVFNVPQRALIYCALGGSIGHGSRYLMMHFGIPIEWATFFAATIVGMIGVHWSHQLLAHPKVFTVAALIPMVPGVFAFKAMIAMVEINRAGYSPELLAMLMENFLKSMFIIAGLAVGLAVPGLLFYRRRPIV; from the coding sequence ATGAGTCTTTTTGAATTGTTTCTGGGTTTGCTCAACGATATGTTTTTTGCCGCGATTCCTGCTGTAGGATTCGCATTGGTTTTTAATGTTCCACAACGCGCCTTAATTTATTGTGCACTGGGCGGCTCTATCGGCCACGGCAGTCGTTATTTGATGATGCACTTTGGTATTCCTATTGAGTGGGCCACCTTTTTTGCCGCGACAATAGTAGGCATGATCGGAGTGCATTGGTCACACCAATTGTTAGCGCATCCTAAGGTATTTACCGTCGCAGCTTTGATTCCAATGGTGCCGGGCGTATTTGCCTTTAAAGCGATGATTGCCATGGTTGAGATAAACAGAGCAGGGTACAGCCCTGAATTACTGGCAATGTTGATGGAGAACTTTTTGAAATCGATGTTCATTATCGCCGGACTGGCGGTTGGCTTAGCTGTGCCTGGGCTGTTATTCTACCGTCGTAGACCTATCGTCTAG
- the folA gene encoding type 3 dihydrofolate reductase: MIISMIAAMANNRVIGKDNQMPWHLPADFAWFKRSTMGKPVVMGRKTYDSIGRPLPGRLNVVISRDESLEIEGVTTVTSIENALELVSDVEEVMIIGGGSIYESCLPKADKLYLTYIDFDVDGDTQFPDWGEGWKQSFNDTYQADEKNKHNMEFVILER; encoded by the coding sequence ATGATCATCAGCATGATTGCAGCAATGGCAAATAACCGTGTAATAGGTAAAGACAATCAGATGCCTTGGCATTTACCTGCGGACTTCGCATGGTTCAAGCGCTCAACTATGGGTAAACCTGTCGTAATGGGGCGTAAGACCTATGACTCAATTGGGCGCCCTCTGCCAGGTCGATTGAACGTTGTGATCAGCCGCGATGAGAGCTTAGAGATAGAAGGGGTAACGACAGTTACTTCGATTGAAAATGCTCTTGAGTTAGTCAGCGATGTTGAAGAGGTGATGATTATCGGTGGTGGTTCAATCTATGAAAGCTGCCTCCCAAAAGCAGACAAGCTGTACCTGACCTATATCGATTTTGATGTTGATGGAGACACTCAATTCCCAGACTGGGGAGAAGGTTGGAAACAGAGCTTTAATGATACTTATCAAGCGGATGAGAAAAACAAACACAACATGGAATTTGTGATTCTTGAGCGCTAA
- the argR gene encoding transcriptional regulator ArgR has protein sequence MRNTEKQDNLVRAFKALLKEERFGSQGEIVDALKHEGFESINQSKVSRMLTKFGAVRTRNAKMEMVYCLPAELGVPTVSSSLRELVLDIDHNNALVVIHTGPGAAQLIARLLDSLGKSEGILGVVAGDDTIFITPTLSVTTKQLFDSVCELFEYAG, from the coding sequence ATGCGCAATACAGAAAAGCAAGACAACTTAGTTCGTGCATTTAAAGCCTTACTAAAAGAAGAACGTTTTGGCTCACAAGGCGAAATTGTGGATGCCCTCAAACACGAAGGTTTTGAAAGCATCAACCAATCTAAAGTCTCGCGTATGTTAACCAAGTTTGGTGCTGTTCGAACTCGTAACGCGAAAATGGAGATGGTTTACTGTCTTCCTGCTGAACTGGGTGTTCCAACCGTTTCTAGCTCGCTAAGAGAATTAGTATTAGATATTGACCACAACAATGCATTGGTTGTGATACACACCGGCCCTGGTGCAGCACAGCTGATTGCGCGTTTGTTAGACTCACTAGGTAAGTCGGAAGGCATACTGGGCGTAGTCGCAGGCGATGATACTATCTTTATTACACCAACCTTATCAGTAACCACTAAGCAACTGTTCGATTCAGTATGCGAACTGTTTGAATACGCTGGCTAA
- the ispB gene encoding octaprenyl diphosphate synthase codes for MDFKAIQTLTANDMAKVNETIQAQLNSDVSLINQLGFYIVSGGGKRLRPLLALLSARALGYQGEAHITSAAFIEFIHTATLLHDDVVDESDMRRGKATANAAFGNAASVLVGDFIYTRSFQMMTTLGSLKILELMSEAVNVIAEGEVQQLMNCNNPDTTEESYMQVIYSKTARLFEAATQIGAILTESSPEIETAMQNYGKYLGTAFQLIDDVMDYTADGKEMGKNVGDDLAEGKPTLPLLYAMHNGSAEQASMIREAIEKANGMERLDEIMAVMKETGSLEYTTNKAYEEADKAIAELSVLPDSEYKQALTTLAHLAVKRSK; via the coding sequence ATGGATTTTAAAGCTATCCAAACGCTTACTGCCAATGATATGGCAAAAGTGAATGAAACAATTCAAGCCCAACTTAATTCTGACGTAAGTTTAATCAACCAGCTTGGTTTTTATATCGTTAGCGGCGGTGGTAAACGCCTACGCCCTTTGCTTGCTCTTTTATCTGCTCGCGCACTTGGTTACCAAGGTGAAGCTCATATCACCTCTGCAGCCTTTATCGAGTTTATTCATACAGCAACTCTACTTCATGATGATGTCGTCGATGAATCGGACATGAGACGCGGTAAAGCGACAGCCAACGCAGCTTTTGGTAATGCCGCTAGCGTTTTGGTGGGTGACTTTATTTACACTCGCTCGTTCCAAATGATGACAACGCTAGGATCTTTAAAGATCCTTGAGCTAATGAGTGAAGCGGTAAACGTGATTGCCGAGGGTGAAGTTCAACAATTAATGAACTGTAATAACCCAGACACTACAGAAGAAAGCTACATGCAGGTTATCTACTCTAAGACAGCCCGCTTGTTTGAAGCTGCTACTCAAATTGGCGCGATTCTTACTGAGTCGTCACCTGAAATCGAAACGGCTATGCAAAACTACGGTAAATACCTAGGCACCGCATTCCAACTGATTGACGATGTGATGGACTACACTGCTGATGGCAAAGAGATGGGTAAGAACGTTGGTGACGACCTTGCTGAAGGCAAACCAACACTGCCTCTACTTTATGCAATGCACAATGGTTCTGCTGAACAAGCAAGCATGATTCGTGAAGCTATTGAAAAAGCCAACGGGATGGAGCGTCTCGACGAAATTATGGCTGTAATGAAAGAGACAGGCTCATTAGAGTACACGACTAATAAGGCCTATGAAGAAGCCGATAAAGCGATTGCTGAGCTTTCTGTACTGCCTGACTCTGAATATAAGCAAGCACTAACCACGCTTGCGCACTTGGCTGTTAAACGCAGCAAGTAA
- the rpmA gene encoding 50S ribosomal protein L27: protein MAHKKAGGSTNNGRDSESKRLGVKRFGGESVLAGNIIVRQRGTKFHAGTNVGIGKDHTLFALTEGKVKFAVKGPKNRKFVSIEAE from the coding sequence ATGGCACATAAAAAAGCTGGCGGTTCTACTAATAACGGCCGCGATTCAGAAAGCAAACGTCTTGGTGTTAAGCGTTTTGGTGGTGAATCTGTTCTTGCAGGTAACATCATCGTTCGTCAACGTGGTACTAAGTTCCACGCTGGCACAAACGTTGGTATCGGTAAAGACCACACTCTTTTCGCTCTTACTGAAGGTAAAGTGAAATTTGCTGTTAAAGGTCCTAAAAACCGTAAGTTTGTAAGCATCGAAGCTGAGTAA
- a CDS encoding threonine/serine exporter ThrE family protein: MASKQRAISRLVAQSGQMLLAHGAESTLVGDIMRRIGIACGVDEVEVALSANALVVTTVMNDHCITTTRSCADRGINMQVITDIQRVCIMMEKGILDYGLAYKKIQSISPERYNRWIVVVMIGLSCASFSRLAGGDWQVFMMTFIASACGMIVRQEIGHRHFNPLLNFAVTAFVTTTISAQAVLYNIGGQPTIVMASSVLMLVPGFPLINSVADMLKGHINMGLARFTMASLLTLATSLGIVAAMSLSNVWGWAS; encoded by the coding sequence ATGGCATCAAAGCAAAGAGCGATCTCAAGACTGGTCGCTCAGTCAGGGCAAATGTTATTAGCGCACGGCGCTGAAAGTACTTTAGTTGGCGATATTATGCGCCGCATTGGCATCGCTTGTGGAGTGGACGAAGTTGAAGTCGCTCTGTCAGCTAATGCGCTTGTGGTCACGACTGTGATGAATGATCACTGTATCACCACCACTCGAAGCTGTGCTGATCGCGGCATTAACATGCAAGTGATCACCGACATTCAACGAGTTTGTATCATGATGGAGAAGGGAATTCTCGATTATGGGTTAGCGTATAAAAAGATCCAAAGCATAAGCCCTGAACGTTATAACCGCTGGATAGTGGTTGTAATGATCGGGTTGTCGTGTGCCTCTTTTAGTCGTCTTGCCGGCGGTGATTGGCAGGTATTCATGATGACCTTCATTGCCTCTGCTTGTGGCATGATCGTCAGACAAGAAATTGGTCATCGCCATTTCAATCCGCTATTAAACTTTGCTGTCACCGCATTCGTGACTACTACCATCTCGGCTCAGGCTGTACTTTACAATATTGGCGGTCAACCCACGATTGTGATGGCTTCATCTGTGTTGATGCTTGTGCCAGGCTTCCCTCTGATTAACTCCGTTGCAGATATGCTTAAAGGTCACATAAACATGGGCTTAGCGCGTTTTACCATGGCCAGTTTGCTAACACTTGCGACAAGCTTAGGTATTGTCGCTGCGATGAGTTTGTCTAATGTTTGGGGGTGGGCGAGCTAA
- the tnpA gene encoding IS200/IS605 family transposase: MSRYNQASHVFWRCQYHIVWTPKYRFRILKNNVGKEVYRCINVYCNQLGCEVVELNVQVDHMHLVVKVPPKLSISKLMGVLKGKIALKLFSKFPYLRRNKLWGNHFWQRGYFVDSVGFNEEIIRRYVRHQEKKERVEQQQLALD; the protein is encoded by the coding sequence ATGAGCAGATATAATCAAGCTTCCCACGTATTTTGGAGATGTCAATATCACATAGTGTGGACACCAAAGTATCGATTTAGGATTTTGAAAAACAATGTAGGTAAAGAAGTTTATCGATGTATAAACGTTTACTGTAATCAACTTGGATGTGAAGTCGTTGAATTAAACGTTCAAGTTGACCACATGCACTTGGTAGTAAAAGTTCCGCCTAAGTTATCGATATCCAAGTTGATGGGCGTATTGAAAGGCAAAATAGCTTTAAAACTCTTTAGTAAATTTCCATATTTAAGGAGAAACAAACTCTGGGGTAACCACTTTTGGCAAAGGGGCTATTTTGTCGATAGCGTAGGGTTTAATGAAGAAATCATTCGACGCTATGTAAGACATCAAGAGAAAAAAGAGCGCGTGGAGCAGCAGCAATTGGCGTTGGACTAA